The following are from one region of the Salvia splendens isolate huo1 chromosome 2, SspV2, whole genome shotgun sequence genome:
- the LOC121780805 gene encoding 2S albumin-like, protein MATKAALTAALVMALLALASATTFTTTVTTTSFEEEGNPRQQQCRQQLQGREFRSCQRYFSQRSSSPYEEEEEEEEVLEMSTGSRQTRHRQPQLNECCEQLREMDRHQCGCEAIKHAVQQAQQQGGRSRYQTGQSESEQIYQKARSLPSMCGLREQQCQFRVVLV, encoded by the coding sequence ATGGCGACCAAGGCGGCACTCACAGCAGCTCTCGTGATGGCTCTGCTGGCCTTAGCCAGCGCCACGACCTTCACCACGACGGTGACGACCACCTCGTTCGAGGAAGAGGGGAACCCGAGGCAGCAGCAGTGCAGGCAGCAGCTGCAGGGGAGGGAGTTCCGCTCGTGCCAACGCTACTTCTCGCAGAGGAGCAGCAGCCCctacgaggaggaggaggaggaggaagaagtcCTGGAGATGAGCACCGGATCAAGGCAGACCAGGCACAGGCAGCCACAGCTGAACGAGTGCTGCGAGCAGCTCAGGGAGATGGACAGACACCAGTGCGGATGCGAGGCCATCAAGCACGCCGTGCAGCAGGCACAGCAGCAGGGAGGAAGGTCGCGCTACCAGACCGGGCAGAGCGAGAGCGAGCAGATCTACCAGAAGGCGCGCTCCCTTCCCAGCATGTGCGGACTGCGCGAGCAGCAATGCCAGTTCCGCGTTGTGCTTGTCTAG